The following are encoded together in the Mastacembelus armatus chromosome 6, fMasArm1.2, whole genome shotgun sequence genome:
- the smad3b gene encoding mothers against decapentaplegic homolog 3b, whose protein sequence is MSILPFTPPVVKRLLGWKKGEQHGQEEKWCEKAVKSLVKKLKKTGQLDELEKAITTQNTNTKCITIPRSLDGRLQVSHRKGLPHVIYSRLWRWPDLQSHHELRAVDHCEFAFHTKKDEVCVNPYHYQRVETPILPPVLVPRHTDIPTEFPPLDDYSPSIPENTIFPAGIEPQTNYIPETPPPGYLSEDGETNDHQLNHSMDTGSPSLSPNPLSPANSNLDPQPVTYCESAFWCSISYYELNQRVGETFHASQPSLTVDGFTDPSNSERFCLGLLSNVNRNSAVELTRRHIGRGVRLYYIGGEVFAECLSDSAIFVQSPNCNQRYGWHPATVCKIPSGCNLKIFNNQEFAALLAQSVNQGFEAVYQLTRMCTIRMSFVKGWGAEYRRQTVTSTPCWIELHLNGPLQWLDKVLTQMGSPSIHCSSVS, encoded by the exons ATGTCTATATTACCATTCACTCCTCCGGTCGTGAAGAGGCTTCTCGGCTGGAAGAAAGGGGAGCAGCACGGACAGGAGGAGAAATGGTGTGAAAAGGCTGTCAAAAGTCTGGTGAAGAAGTTAAAAAAGACGGGACAGTTGGACGAGTTGGAAAAAGCCATCACAACACAGAATACCAACACAAAATGCATAACCATACCCAG GTCTTTAGATGGGCGTCTCCAGGTCTCCCACAGAAAAGGTCTTCCCCATGTGATCTATAGTCGCTTGTGGCGTTGGCCAGACCTGCAGTCCCATCATGAACTGAGAGCTGTCGACCACTGTGAATTTGCCTTCCACACCAAGAAGGATGAAGTGTGTGTCAACCCTTACCACTACCAGAGGGTTGAGACACCAA TTTTGCCTCCTGTACTAGTACCACGACATACAGATATCCCCACAGAGTTCCCACCACTGGATGACTACAGTCCATCCATTCCTGAGAACACTATCTTCCCTGCTGGTATTGAGCCTCAGACTAACTATATTCCTG AAACTCCCCCACCAGGGTATCTGAGTGAGGATGGTGAGACAAACGATCACCAGCTTAACCATAGCATGGACACGG GTTCACCCAGCCTTTCGCCCAATCCCTTGTCACCCGCAAACAGTAATCTTG ACCCACAACCGGTGACATACTGCGAGTCAGCATTCTGGTGCTCTATCTCCTACTATGAACTGAATCAACGTGTAGGAGAGACTTTCCATGCCTCCCAGCCATCCCTAACAGTAGATGGATTCACGGACCCCTCTAATTCAGAGCGCTTCTGTCTGGGCTTGTTGTCCAATGTAAACCGCAACTCAGCAGTAGAGCTCACACGGAGACACATAG GACGAGGTGTGAGGCTGTACTACATAGGGGGAGAGGTGTTTGCAGAGTGTCTCAGTGACAGTGCCATCTTTGTCCAGAGTCCCAACTGCAACCAGCGTTATGGCTGGCATCCTGCTACTGTCTGCAAAATCCCTTCAG GGTGCAACCTGAAGATCTTCAACAATCAGGAATTTGCTGCCCTACTTGCCCAGTCAGTCAACCAAGGCTTTGAGGCTGTGTACCAACTCACCAGGATGTGTACTATTCGCATGAGTTTTGTCAAGGGCTGGGGAGCTGAGTAcag GCGTCAGACAGTAACCAGCACCCCCTGCTGGATAGAGCTGCATCTCAATGGCCCTTTACAGTGGCTGGATAAGGTCCTCACACAGATGGGCTCTCCTAGCATCCACTGTTCTAGCGTGTCTTAG